In Hwangdonia lutea, a single window of DNA contains:
- the mnmE gene encoding tRNA uridine-5-carboxymethylaminomethyl(34) synthesis GTPase MnmE: MINQDTIVALATPSGAGAIAVIRLSGSDAIRIAEKQFKSVSGKILSKQATHTIHLGHIIDGDRTIDEVLLSIFKNPNSYTGEDVIEISCHGSNYIQQEIIQLFLRQGCRMATAGEFTLRAFLNGKLDLSQAEAVADLISSDNEASHQIAMQQMRGGFSSEIAKLREELLNFASLIELELDFAEEDVEFADRTQFKDLVARITLVLKRLIDSFAVGNVIKNGIPVAIVGEPNVGKSTLLNALLNEERAIVSDIAGTTRDTIEDEISIGGIGFRFIDTAGIRETKDVVESIGIKKTFEKIEQAQVVILLLDAKAFKTESSKFKVEIEKIKNKYPQKPLLVILNKVDEISKNDTEVITTISEDFEKTPVLKLSAKTGEGVDALKEKLLEFVNTGALRNSDTIITNTRHYDSLLKALEEVEKVRFGLETGLSGDLLAIDIRQALYHFGEITGEITSDDLLGNIFANFCIGK, translated from the coding sequence ATGATAAATCAAGATACCATAGTGGCATTGGCAACACCTTCTGGGGCAGGGGCCATTGCCGTTATTCGACTTTCTGGGAGCGATGCTATTCGAATTGCGGAGAAACAGTTCAAATCGGTTTCTGGTAAAATATTAAGTAAACAAGCAACGCACACCATACATTTAGGGCATATTATTGACGGTGACAGAACCATTGATGAAGTATTGTTGTCCATTTTTAAGAATCCAAATTCTTATACAGGTGAAGATGTTATCGAGATTTCGTGCCATGGGTCTAATTATATACAGCAGGAAATTATCCAACTTTTTTTAAGACAGGGCTGTAGAATGGCAACCGCAGGTGAGTTTACACTGCGCGCCTTTTTAAATGGAAAATTGGATTTAAGTCAGGCTGAAGCTGTTGCCGATTTAATTTCAAGCGATAACGAAGCAAGTCATCAAATAGCGATGCAGCAAATGCGTGGTGGGTTTTCATCTGAAATTGCAAAACTGCGGGAAGAACTTTTAAATTTCGCATCGTTAATAGAATTGGAACTCGATTTTGCTGAGGAAGATGTCGAATTTGCCGACCGCACACAATTTAAGGATTTGGTGGCGCGAATTACTTTGGTTTTAAAACGTTTAATAGATTCGTTTGCGGTTGGCAATGTGATTAAAAACGGAATTCCCGTGGCTATTGTTGGCGAGCCCAATGTGGGGAAATCCACACTTTTAAATGCCCTTTTAAATGAAGAACGCGCCATTGTTTCAGATATCGCTGGTACGACACGCGATACTATTGAAGATGAAATTTCGATAGGTGGGATTGGTTTTAGGTTTATAGATACCGCCGGAATCCGAGAAACAAAGGATGTTGTTGAAAGTATTGGTATTAAAAAGACGTTTGAAAAAATTGAGCAAGCCCAAGTTGTTATTCTGTTGTTGGATGCTAAAGCCTTTAAAACGGAAAGCTCAAAGTTTAAAGTAGAAATAGAAAAAATAAAAAATAAATATCCACAAAAACCATTGCTTGTTATTTTGAATAAGGTTGATGAAATCAGTAAAAATGACACGGAGGTAATTACGACTATTTCAGAAGATTTCGAGAAAACGCCTGTTTTAAAATTATCGGCGAAAACAGGTGAAGGCGTCGATGCCCTAAAAGAAAAACTACTGGAATTTGTTAATACCGGCGCTTTAAGGAATAGTGACACAATAATCACAAACACAAGGCATTACGATTCGTTATTAAAAGCGTTGGAAGAGGTTGAAAAAGTTAGATTTGGTTTAGAAACCGGTTTATCTGGCGACCTTTTGGCTATCGATATCCGTCAAGCTTTATACCACTTTGGGGAAATTACAGGCGAGATTACCAGTGATGATTTATTGGGGAATATTTTTGCTAATTTCTGTATCGGGAAGTAA
- a CDS encoding CvfB family protein: protein MIHLGQINTLEILRETDHGVYLIDDEDNEVLLPNRYVPETFKIWDKLDVFVYLDNEERPVATTDMPYIMRGDFAVLRCNQVTDYGAFLDWGLVKELFCPFKEQAFKMKPGGWYLVHCYLDEKTERLVASSKTNRFLDNKELTVAEFDEVDLIVSHPSDIGMNVIVNKKHLGLIYKDQIFKDISVGDKLKGIVKKIRPGNKLDIALGQIGYRNIEPNAERIMQELDDNSGYLNLTDKSNPEAIKEQLQMSKKSFKKAVGSLYKQKLIEIKPDGIYLV, encoded by the coding sequence ATGATACATTTAGGACAAATAAATACTTTGGAAATACTACGTGAAACCGACCACGGTGTGTATTTAATTGATGATGAAGACAACGAGGTTTTGTTGCCCAATAGGTACGTTCCGGAGACGTTTAAAATCTGGGATAAGCTGGATGTTTTTGTGTATTTGGATAATGAGGAACGACCTGTTGCCACTACCGATATGCCTTATATTATGAGAGGTGATTTTGCAGTATTACGCTGTAACCAAGTGACTGATTACGGGGCCTTTTTGGATTGGGGATTGGTTAAGGAATTGTTTTGTCCGTTTAAGGAACAGGCCTTTAAAATGAAACCCGGTGGTTGGTATTTGGTGCATTGCTATTTGGATGAAAAAACCGAAAGACTTGTGGCATCGAGTAAAACTAATCGGTTTTTAGACAATAAAGAACTTACGGTTGCCGAGTTTGATGAGGTTGATTTAATCGTGTCGCATCCGTCGGATATTGGGATGAATGTGATTGTAAATAAAAAGCATTTGGGCTTGATTTATAAAGACCAGATTTTTAAGGATATTAGTGTTGGCGACAAACTAAAAGGGATAGTTAAAAAAATACGCCCCGGCAATAAATTGGATATTGCTCTAGGGCAAATAGGCTATAGGAATATTGAACCCAATGCCGAACGCATTATGCAAGAGCTAGATGACAATAGCGGGTATTTAAATCTTACTGATAAGTCGAATCCCGAGGCTATAAAAGAGCAGCTACAAATGAGTAAAAAGAGCTTTAAAAAAGCGGTTGGTTCGTTGTATAAACAGAAACTTATTGAAATAAAGCCCGATGGTATTTATTTAGTTTAA